A genomic region of Oenanthe melanoleuca isolate GR-GAL-2019-014 chromosome 25, OMel1.0, whole genome shotgun sequence contains the following coding sequences:
- the LOC130262702 gene encoding tenascin-X-like isoform X3 — protein sequence MSPFSRRTMPVTLELRLLLLALALRGEAVSPSVSPSVSPSVSPAEPPSETCGAALADVLRRLRELEGHVQALRGHCGDTGGPQAGTGRSVQLCAPPAGGGCACPAPSGQAPPPAPPPPPCPRGCSDQGRCERGRCRCFPGFSGPDCASPACAPGWGGTRCDIEVPWVTPRLASRTPTSLRISWPQPLVPPDGYRVTLVPLDDPVAMTTHELPSSAVAFSVTGLSPGRPFELLVQARRGPHLGAPGVLRLRTALIPPVPHYEGSPGSPQGSLGSPAVAPSAREPPESPGSPGSPVSPLSPDLSLGSPTSLGSPASPAARGSLGSPAPSRSSVSPQSPESPASPESPGSPVSPDFSVSPASPESPVFPGSTPPPWSPVSPLSPGIPSLQDLVARLSTYSGSLLQRLESHLRATNYPLRGNQTVPGVARAILAYILRRHPALGRGQGSTGESGNQEPVPEWGDMDGVKLTEPWRDVGKTAAEEPEELPLPSEEQKHPKLQTETPPSDALPVQAVLGELRVSSVSPDSVQLQWSVPRGSFDSFTLQYRDAQGQPQALPMDGGSRWVTVPGLSPSRRYRFHLYGLRGGKRIDHVSTEVTTAAEEPEELPLPTEEPQHEKPQTEAPTSEAAPVQAVLGELRVSSVSPDSVQLQWSVPRGSFDSFTLQYRDAQGQPQALPMDGGSRWVTVPGLSPSRRYRFHLYGLRGGKRTDRVSTDIVTASEDPLPLEKPQEEKLQTESPSSEAPPVRPALGELRVSSVSPDSVQLQWTVPEGSFDSFTLQYRDAQGQPQALPMDGGSRWVTVPGLSPSRRYRFHLYGLRGRKKIDHVSTEVTTAAEEPEELPLPTEEPQHEKPQTEAPTSEAAPVQAVLGELRVSSVSPDSVQLQWSVPRGSFDSFTLQYRDAQGQPQALPMDGGSRWVTVPGLSPSRRYRFHLYGLRGRKRIDHVSTEVMTASEELLPSEEPQQEKPKTDSTASEAPPVRPALGELKVSSVSPDSVQLQWSVPRGSFDSFTLQYRDAQGQPQALPMDGGSRSVTVPGLSPSRRYRFHLYGLRGGKRTDRVSTDIVTASEDPLPLEEPQEEKLQTESPSSEAPPVRPALGELKVSSVSPDSVQLQWTVLEGSFDSFTLQYRDAQGQPQALPMDGGSRWVTVPGLSPSRRYRFHLYGLRGGKRIDHVSTEAETATDKPEEPPSPSEEPQSEAPPTEEQPEQPQTEQPQTEQPQTELPPVRPVLGELRVSSVSPDSVQLQWSVPRGSFDSFTLQYRDAQGQPQALPMDGGSRWVTVPGLSPSRRYRFHLYGLRGGKRTDRVSTDILTASEELLPSEEPQQEKPKTESPASEAPPVRPALGELKVSSVSPDSVQLQWTVPEGSFDSFTLQYRDAQGQPQALPMDGGSRWVTVPGLSPSRRYRFHLYGLRGGKSIDHVSTEAVTATDKPEEPPSPSEEPQSEAPPTEEQPEQPQTEQPQTELPPVRAVLGELRVSSVSPDSVQLQWSVPRGSFDSFTLQYRDAQGQPQALPMDGGSRSVTVPGLSPSRRYRFHLYGLRGGKRTDRVSTDILTASEDPLPLEEPQEEKLQTESPSSEAPPVRPALGELRVSSVSPDSVQLQWSVPRGSFDSFTLQYRDAQGQPQALPMDGGSRSVTVPGLSPSRRYRFHLYGLRGGKRTDRVSTDIVTDAAVTEQLPLPSVEPQPEEHKPEQHQTEQPQTQQPQTEQPQTEKPQTEAPTSEAAPVQAVLGELRVSSVSPDSVQLQWSVPRGSFDSFTLQYRDAQGQPQALPMDGGSRWVTVPGLSPSRRYRFHLYGLRGGKRTDRVSTDILTASEDPLPLEEPQEEKLQTESPSSEAPPVRPALGELRVSSVSPDSVQLQWTVLEGSFDSFTLQYRDAQGQPQALPMDGGSRWVTVPGLSPSRRYRFHLYGLRGGKKIDHVSTEVTTAAEEPEELPLPTEEPQHEKPQTEAPTSEAAPVQAVLGELRVSSVSPDSVQLQWSVPRGSFDSFTLQYRDAQGQPQALPMDGGSRWVTVPGLSPSRRYRFHLYGLRGRKKIDHVSTEVMTASEELLPSEEPQQEKPKTESPASEAPPVQPALGELKVSSVSPDSVQLHWSVPRGSFDSFTLQYRDAQGQPQALPMDGGSRWVTVPGLSPSRRYRFHLYGLRGGKRIDHVSTEAVTATDKPEEPPSPSEEPQSEAPPTEEQPEQPQTEQPQTEQPQNELPLVRPVLGELRVSSVSPDSVQLQWSVPRGSFDSFTLQYRDAQGQPQALPMDGGSRWVTVPGLSPSRRYRFHLYGLRGGKRTDRVSTDILTDAAVTEQLPLPSVEPQPEEHKPEQHQTEKPQTEAAPVRAVLGELKVSSVSPDSVQLQWSVPRGSFDSFTLQYRDAQGQPQALPMDGGSRWVTVPGLSPSRRYRFHLYGLRGGKRIDHVSTEAVTGAPGTLWVGSVWPRSAQLHWDPPQTPPDGYELQYGPPGGAQQTLWLPPEARSQQLWGLEPAGRYGVRLWGRGGAPQSAPLETTFDTPPLPHPHPRDCAEEQRNGPGPSRETLIFLGGDPARPLRVFCDMETDGGGWLVFQRRQDGSTDFWRGWESYARGFGNVSGEFWLGNEALHALTAAARSELRVDLRSGRDSAFATYRDFAVGSAAERYRLRVGAFGGTAGDALSYHSGSPFSTRDRDSRDPRDRRDPSGRPHPPPCAVAYGGAWWYRNCHYANLNGLYGTPRDHRGIHWFPWKGFNVSIPFTEMKLRPQRD from the exons atgtccccgttTTCCCGCAGGACGATGCCGGTGACCCTGGAACTGCGGCTCCTTCTGCTGGCGCTGGCGCTGCGGGGTGAGGCCGTGTCCCCCTCGGTGTCCCCCTCGGTGTCCCCCTCGGTGTCGCCTGCCGAGCCGCCCTCCGAGACGTGCGGGGCAGCGCTGGCCGATGTGCTGCGGCGGCTGCGGGAGCTCGAGGGACACGTGCAGGCGCTGaggggacactgcggggacacggggggaccCCAGGCCGGCACAG GCCGGTCggtgcagctctgtgcccccccCGCCGGcgggggctgtgcctgccccgCCCCGTCGGGCCAGGccccccccccggccccgccgcccccgccgtgtccccgcggCTGCAGTGACCAGGGCCGGTGCGAGCGCGGCCGCTGCCGCTGCTTCCCGGGCTTCAGCGGCCCCGACTGCGCCAGCCCCGCCTGCGCCCCGGGCTGGGGCGGGACCCGCTGCGACATCG aGGTGCCCTGGGTGACACCACGGTTGGCCTCCCGCACCCCGACGTCCCTGCGCATCTCGTGGCCCCAGCCCCTCGTTCCTCCTGATGGCTACCGGGTGACACTTGTCCCCCTG gatgACCCTGTGGCCATGACAACGCACgagctgcccagctctgctgtcgCCTTCTCAGtgacagggctgtccccaggccgCCCCTTCGAGCTGCTGGTCCAAGCCCGGCGGGGGCCACACCTGGGGGCACCCGGGGTGCTGCGTCTGCGCACAG CTCTCATCCCACCTGTGCCCCACTACGAGGGGTCCCCAGGGTCGCCTCAGGGCtccctggggtccccagcagtggcaccaTCAGCCCGAGAGCCCCCAGAgtccccagggtccccaggATCACCAGTGTCACCCCTATCACCAGACTTGTCCTTGGGATCACCCACGTCTTTGGGgtcaccagcatccccagcagctcGAGGGtccctggggtccccagcacccTCGAGGTCATCAGTGTCACCACAATCCCCAGAGTCACCAGCATCACCAGAATCCCCAGggtcaccagtgtcaccagaTTTCTCGGTGTCACCAGCGTCCCCAGAGTCCCCAGTGTTTCCAGGGTCCACGCCACCGCCGtggtccccagtgtccccactgtccccaggcatcccctccctgcaggaccTGGTGGCCCGGCTGTCCACGTACAgtggctccctgctccagcGCCTCGAGAGCCACCTCAGGGCCACCAACTACCCACTCCGTGGCAACCAGACAGTGCCAGGGGTGGCCCGTGCCATCCTGGCCTACATCCTGCGCCGACACCCcgccctggggaggggacagggatccaCGG GGGAGAGTGGAAACCAGGAGCCAGTGCCGGAATGGGGGGACATGGATGGGGTGAAGCTGACAGAGCCATGGAGGGACGTGGGGAAAACAG CTGCAGAAGAGCCAGAGGAACTGCCCCTGCCCTCAGAGGAGCAAAAACATCCGAAACTTCAAACTGAGACACCCCCATCTGATGCCCTCCCGGTGCAGGcggtgctgggggagctgagggTGTCCAGTGTCAGCCCAgactctgtgcagctgcagtggagcGTCCCCAGGGGCTCCTTTGACTCCTTCACGCTGCAGTACCGGGatgcccagggccagccccaggccctgcccatGGATGGAGGGTCCCGCTGGGtgacagtgccagggctgtcaCCATCCCGCCGGTACCGCTTCCACCTCTACGGGCtgaggggagggaagaggatTGACCATGTCTCCACTGAGGTCACAACAG CTGCAGAAGAGCCAGAGGAACTGCCCCTGCCCACAGAGGAGCCACAGCATGAGAAACCCCAAACTGAGGCACCCACATCTgaggctgctccagtgcaggcggtgctgggggagctgagggTGTCCAGTGTCAGCCCAgactctgtgcagctgcagtggagcGTCCCCAGGGGCTCCTTTGACTCCTTCACGCTGCAGTACCGGGatgcccagggccagccccaggccctgcccatGGATGGAGGGTCCCGCTGGGtgacagtgccagggctgtcaCCATCCCGCCGGTACCGCTTCCACCTCTACGGGCTGAGGGGAGGCAAAAGGACTGACCGTGTCTCCACTGACATCGTCACAG CGAGTGAAGACCCTTTGCCCTTAGAGAAGCCCCaagaggagaagctgcagacCGAGTCTCCTTCATCTGAGGCACCCCCGGTGCGACCAGcgctgggagagctgagggtgTCCAGTGTCAGCCCAgactctgtgcagctgcagtggacAGTCCCTGAGGGCTCCTTTGACTCCTTCACGCTGCAGTACCGGGatgcccagggccagccccaggccctgcccatGGATGGAGGGTCCCGCTGGGtgacagtgccagggctgtcaCCATCCCGCCGGTACCGCTTCCACCTCTACGGGCTGAGGGGCAGGAAGAAGATTGATCATGTCTCCACTGAGGTCACAACAG CTGCAGAAGAGCCAGAGGAACTGCCCCTGCCCACAGAGGAGCCGCAGCATGAGAAACCCCAAACTGAGGCACCCACATCTgaggctgctccagtgcaggcggtgctgggggagctgagggTGTCCAGTGTCAGCCCAgactctgtgcagctgcagtggagcGTCCCCAGGGGCTCCTTTGACTCCTTCACGCTGCAGTACCGGGatgcccagggccagccccaggccctgcccatGGATGGAGGGTCCCGCTGGGtgacagtgccagggctgtcaCCATCCCGCCGGTACCGCTTCCACCTCTACGGGCTGAGGGGCAGGAAGAGGATTGACCATGTCTCCACTGAGGTCATGACAG CGAGTGAAGAACTCCTGCCCTcagaggagccccagcaggAGAAGCCCAAAACTGACTCCACTGCATCTGAGGCACCCCCAGTTCGACCAGCGCTTGGAGAGCTGAAAGTCTCCAGTGTCAGCCCAgactctgtgcagctgcagtggagcGTCCCCAGGGGCTCCTTTGACTCCTTCACGCTGCAGTACCGGGatgcccagggccagccccaggccctgcccatGGATGGAGGGTCCCGCTCGGtgacagtgccagggctgtcaCCATCCCGCCGGTACCGCTTCCACCTCTACGGGCTGAGGGGAGGCAAAAGGACTGACCGTGTCTCCACTGACATCGTCACAG CGAGTGAAGACCCTTTGCCCTTAGAGGAGCCCCaagaggagaagctgcagacTGAGTCTCCTTCATCTGAGGCACCCCCGGTGCGACCAGCGCTGGGAGAGCTGAAAGTCTCCAGTGTCAGCCCAgactctgtgcagctgcagtggacAGTCCTTGAGGGCTCCTTTGACTCCTTCACGCTGCAGTACCGGGatgcccagggccagccccaggccctgcccatGGATGGAGGGTCCCGCTGGGtgacagtgccagggctgtcaCCATCCCGCCGGTACCGCTTCCACCTCTACGGGCtgaggggagggaagaggatTGACCATGTCTCCACTGAGGCTGAGACAG CCACAGACAAGCCAGAGGAGCCACCCTCACCATCAGAGGAGCCCCAAAGTGAAGCCCCACCAACtgaggagcagcctgagcagccccaaaCTGAGCAGCCCCAAACTGAGCAGCCCCAAACTGAGCTCCCCCCGGTGCGaccagtgctgggggagctgagggTGTCCAGTGTCAGCCCAgactctgtgcagctgcagtggagcGTCCCCAGGGGCTCCTTTGACTCCTTCACGCTGCAGTACCGGGatgcccagggccagccccaggccctgcccatGGATGGAGGGTCCCGCTGGGtgacagtgccagggctgtcaCCATCCCGCCGGTACCGCTTCCACCTCTACGGGCTGAGGGGAGGCAAAAGGACTGACCGTGTCTCCACTGACATCCTCACAG CGAGTGAAGAACTCCTGCCCTcagaggagccccagcaggAGAAGCCCAAAACCGAATCCCCTGCATCTGAGGCACCCCCAGTTCGACCAGCGCTGGGAGAGCTGAAAGTCTCCAGTGTCAGCCCAgactctgtgcagctgcagtggacAGTCCCTGAGGGCTCCTTTGACTCCTTCACGCTGCAGTACCGGGatgcccagggccagccccaggccctgcccatGGATGGAGGGTCCCGCTGGGtgacagtgccagggctgtcaCCATCCCGCCGGTACCGCTTCCACCTCTACGGGCTCAGGGGAGGGAAGAGCATTGACCATGTCTCCACTGAGGCTGTGACAG CCACAGACAAGCCAGAGGAGCCACCCTCACCATCAGAGGAGCCCCAGAGTGAAGCCCCACCAACtgaggagcagcctgagcagccccaaaCTGAGCAGCCCCAAACTGAACTCCCCCCAGTgcgggcagtgctgggggagctgagggTGTCCAGTGTCAGCCCAgactctgtgcagctgcagtggagcGTCCCCAGGGGCTCCTTTGACTCCTTCACGCTGCAGTACCGGGatgcccagggccagccccaggccctgcccatGGATGGAGGGTCCCGCTCGGtgacagtgccagggctgtcaCCATCCCGCCGGTACCGCTTCCACCTCTACGGGCTGAGGGGAGGCAAAAGGACTGACCGTGTCTCCACTGACATCCTCACAG CGAGTGAAGACCCTTTGCCCTTAGAGGAGCcccaggaggagaagctgcagacCGAGTCTCCTTCATCTGAGGCACCCCCGGTGCGACCAGcgctgggagagctgagggtgTCCAGTGTCAGCCCAgactctgtgcagctgcagtggagcGTCCCCAGGGGCTCCTTTGACTCCTTCACGCTGCAGTACCGGGatgcccagggccagccccaggccctgcccatGGATGGAGGGTCCCGCTCGGtgacagtgccagggctgtcaCCATCCCGCCGGTACCGCTTCCACCTCTACGGGCTGAGGGGAGGCAAAAGGACTGACCGTGTCTCCACTGACATCGTCACAG atgcagcagtgacagagcagctgccccTACCCTCAGTGGAGCCCCAGCCTGAGGAACACAAACCTGAGCAACACCAAACTGAGCAGCCCCAAACTCAGCAACCCCAAACTGAGCAACCCCAAactgag AAACCCCAAACTGAGGCACCCACATCTgaggctgctccagtgcaggcggtgctgggggagctgagggTGTCCAGTGTCAGCCCAgactctgtgcagctgcagtggagcGTCCCCAGGGGCTCCTTTGACTCCTTCACGCTGCAGTACCGGGatgcccagggccagccccaggccctgcccatGGATGGAGGGTCCCGCTGGGtgacagtgccagggctgtcaCCATCCCGCCGGTACCGCTTCCACCTCTACGGGCTGAGGGGAGGCAAAAGGACTGACCGTGTCTCCACTGACATCCTCACAG CGAGTGAAGACCCTTTGCCCTTAGAGGAGCCCCaagaggagaagctgcagacCGAGTCTCCTTCATCTGAGGCACCCCCGGTGCGACCAGcgctgggagagctgagggtgTCCAGTGTCAGCCCAgactctgtgcagctgcagtggacAGTCCTTGAGGGCTCCTTTGACTCCTTCACGCTGCAGTACCGGGatgcccagggccagccccaggccctgcccatGGATGGAGGGTCCCGCTGGGtgacagtgccagggctgtcaCCATCCCGCCGGTACCGCTTCCACCTCTACGGGCTGAGGGGAGGGAAGAAGATTGATCATGTCTCCACTGAGGTCACAACAG CTGCAGAAGAGCCAGAGGAACTGCCCCTGCCCACAGAGGAGCCACAGCATGAGAAACCCCAAACTGAGGCACCCACATCTgaggctgctccagtgcaggcggtgctgggggagctgagggTGTCCAGTGTCAGCCCAgactctgtgcagctgcagtggagcGTCCCCAGGGGCTCCTTTGACTCCTTCACGCTGCAGTACCGGGatgcccagggccagccccaggccctgcccatGGATGGAGGGTCCCGCTGGGtgacagtgccagggctgtcaCCATCCCGCCGGTACCGCTTCCACCTCTACGGGCTGAGGGGCAGGAAGAAGATTGACCATGTCTCCACTGAGGTCATGACAG CGAGTGAAGAACTCCTGCCCTcagaggagccccagcaggAGAAGCCCAAAACCGAATCCCCTGCATCTGAGGCACCCCCAGTTCAACCAGCGCTGGGAGAGCTGAAAGTCTCCAGTGTCAGCCCAgactctgtgcagctgcactggAGCGTCCCCAGGGGCTCCTTTGACTCCTTCACGCTGCAGTACCGGGatgcccagggccagccccaggccctgcccatGGATGGAGGGTCCCGCTGGGtgacagtgccagggctgtcaCCATCCCGCCGGTACCGCTTCCACCTCTACGGGCtcaggggagggaagaggatTGACCATGTCTCCACTGAGGCTGTGACAG CCACAGACAAGCCAGAGGAGCCACCCTCACCATCAGAGGAGCCCCAAAGTGAAGCCCCACCAACtgaggagcagcctgagcagccccaaaCTGAGCAGCCCCAAACTGAGCAGCCCCAAAATGAGCTGCCCCTGGTGCGaccagtgctgggggagctgagggTGTCCAGTGTCAGCCCAgactctgtgcagctgcagtggagcGTCCCCAGGGGCTCCTTTGACTCCTTCACGCTGCAGTACCGGGatgcccagggccagccccaggccctgcccatGGATGGAGGGTCCCGCTGGGtgacagtgccagggctgtcaCCATCCCGCCGGTACCGCTTCCACCTCTACGGGCTGAGGGGAGGCAAAAGGACTGACCGTGTCTCCACTGACATCCTCACAG atgcagcagtgacagagcagctgccccTACCCTCAGTGGAGCCCCAGCCTGAGGAACACAAACCTGAGCAACACCAAACTGAGAAACCCCAAACTGAGGCTGCCCCTGTgcgggcagtgctgggggagctgaaAGTCTCCAGTGTCAGCCCAgactctgtgcagctgcagtggagcGTCCCCAGGGGCTCCTTTGACTCCTTCACGCTGCAGTACCGGGatgcccagggccagccccaggccctgcccatGGATGGAGGGTCCCGCTGGGtgacagtgccagggctgtcaCCATCCCGCCGGTACCGCTTCCACCTCTACGGGCTGAGGGGCGGGAAGAGGATTGACCATGTCTCCACTGAGGCTGTGAcag GCGCCCCCGGGACCCTCTGGGTGGGCTCCGTGTGGCCCCGCAGTGCCCAGCTGCACTGGGACCCCCCACAAACCCCCCCTGATGGCTACGAGCTGCAGTATGGCCCCCCCGGGGGGGCCCAGCAG ACCCTGTGGCTGCCCCCCGAGGCCAGGTcgcagcagctctgggggctggagcCGGCCGGACGCTACGGGGTGCGGCTGTGGGGCCGGGGGGGAGCCCCCCAGAGCGCCCCCCTGGAGACCACCTTCGACACGC CGCCCCTGCCGCACCCGCACCCCCGGGACTGCGCCGAGGAGCAGCGGAACGGGCCCGGGCCCTCGCGGGAGACCCTCATCTTCCTCGGGGGGGACCCCGCCCGGCCCCTCCGCGTCTTCTGCGACATGGAGACGGACGGCGGCGGCTGGCTG GTGTTCCAGCGCCGCCAGGATGGCAGCACCGATTTTTGGAGGGGGTGGGAGTCGTACGCCCGCGGCTTCGGCAACGTCAGCGGCGAGTTCTGGCTCG GGAACGAGGCGCTGCACGCGCTGACGGCCGCGGCCCGCTCGGAGCTGCGCGTTGACCTGCGGAGCGGCCGCGACTCCGCCTTCGCCACCTATCGCGACTTCGCTGTCGGCAGCGCCGCGGAGCGATACCGGCTGCGGGTGGGGGCGTTCGGCGGCACCGCGG GCGACGCCCTCTCCTACCACTCGGGCAGCCCCTTCTCCACGCGGGACCGGGACTCGCGGGACCCTCGGGACCGCCGGGACCCCTCGGGGCGCCCCCACCCCCCGCCCTGCGCCGTGGCCTACGGGGGGGCCTGGTGGTACCGGAACTGCCACTACGCGAACCTGAACGGGCTGTACGGGACCCCCCGGGACCACCGG GGCATCCACTGGTTCCCCTGGAAAGGCTTCAACGTCTCCATCCCCTTCACCGAGATGAAGCTGCGGCCCCAGCGAGACTGA